The Culex pipiens pallens isolate TS chromosome 2, TS_CPP_V2, whole genome shotgun sequence DNA window CACTGAAAAAGGTGTCCTTTGTTTTCACAACAAAGCAATCGTCGACCGCCCTCCTCATCAAACAAGAAAATGTCGCACCAATCGACGGAATCGCCCACCATAACCGGCTCGAACCACGGCCCGGACGAACCGAAGGCTTTCATCATCTGGAACCAGCGGTTGGCGGCAGCATCGGCCACTTCCACCCCGGTCAACGTCAGCACGGACAGCTGCTTCAGTTTCGCCTACGACGACGGGCCAAACACTTCGTCGGGGGAATTTTCCTCCTTCTCGTCGGAGGGTCACATCTTGCCGATCAGCGAATCCGGGGAGGTGCTGGCGGAGGAGCTCGAGTGTTCGGATCTGAAGTCGAAGGGGCCGCTTTATGTGAGTGTTTGATTGCTTTTGAGGGAAATTTGTTTGATGAAACGGCTTTTTGCTTTGCAGAACATCATCCGGAATAAGATGAATTTGAGCGAGAAACGCGGTCCGAAGTTCCTGTGCCAGGAGTGTCGTTACCCGACCAACACCCGCCTCAGCATGGTCACCCACATGAAGATACATCTGCGGCCGTTCTGCGAAGCGTGTTTCGCGGTTTTTGATTCCCAGGATGGAGTGGTAAGATGTTTGGCACCTGCAAGACTAATAGAATTGCTCAAAGAAACTCTTCCGCAGCACACGCACATTCGTGCGGCCCATCCGGAAGTGGTGCTGGGCGAGAGCAAAGATTTCTACTGTTTGCAGACGGTTGCTCCGCCGAATACGCCCACGCCGTTGTCCGACGACGAGATGAAGACGATCGAAGGGTTGGTCAATCCGATTGTGAAGTATCCGTTCAGCTTCCAACACCAGGAGGAAACCGAGGGCGAGGCCACCAACGAGGACGAGCCGCGACTTGTGATCGACGACGGACCCAGACCGAGAGGACGTCCTAAAAAGAGCCAAACACCGGTGGTGAAGCGGAcgctgaagaagaagaagtttaAGAAGGTAAAGGTTGAAGATACCACGCCGGATAACGTGATGAAGAAGATCACGTCGCGATTTGGACGTTCGATTAGCTTAAAGatgccacagttttaaattttggtaaacGACTGTCGCTTGTTAATGTTTTATTGTTAATGGATTTCAATCAAGGAATTGAACCGTCTTTTAAAAAGACCTGAGCTGAATTTTTGTTACTGGAATTAAACCATTCTCCTGAGTTAGAGGACATCGTTTTATTCGACACTTATCTACAAACAAATACAAACAAGTTAAAAATCGGCAAACTCTTTCACATACAAACACTTTGAGGTCACCATCAGCTCCGGCGGTTCCTCGTACGCATCGAACTGACTCGTGTCGCCGGGACCTGCCACTTTTGGAATAAACGGCGCCGTTACTTCCCCGTTCAGCAGCCCAATCCAGTTGGTGCCCCGGAACCACGCATGCTGCTTGATGTCACTCGTGCCGTTCTTCAGGTTGCCGAACCGCTTGGTAAGATCCACCTGCACCAGACTCTGTATCAAGTTCCTGATATCCGTGCCAAAGTTGGACGGGAACCGCACCTTGCCCTTGACGATCTTTTCAAACAGCAACATCTGATCGGCCGAGTGGGTGTAAAACGGCGAGTAGCCCGCGATCATTTCGTACAGCAGCACTCCAAAGGACCACCAATCGACGCTCTTGCCGTAGCCCTTGTTCTGGATGATCTCCGGTGCCAGATATTCGGGCGTTCCGCAGAGCGTCCACGTTCGATCCCGGATCAACTTGCAAAAGCCAAAGTCCGTGATCTTCACGTAACCCTTCGCATCGATCAGTATGTTCTCGGGCTTGAGATCGCGATAGATCAACCCCAGATGGTGCAGGTACTCAACGGCCAGGGCAACCTGCGCCCCGTAGAACTTGGTCTGATCTTCGCCAAAGCGTTTGTTCTTCCGCAGCAACGAGTACAGCTCACCCCCGCTGACGAACGGCATCGCAAGGTAGATAAAACTGTTGTCCTTGTAGCAGCTCTCCATGGTCACCAGAAACGGAAACTCGACGCTCTGCAAGATCCGCTTCTCATTCAGCATGTGCTGTAACTGCTTGAAATGGAAGtgaatgaaaatttcaattttactcCTTAATCGTCGGAAACGCCAAGTACCTGCTTCTGCCGGATGATACGCTCTTTGGACACGATCTTCATCGCAAAGTATTCCTCACTTTTCTTTTTGCGGATCAATCTCTAcaatcgaaaaacaaaaatctcagCGTAAATCTCACAACTCCACCCAGCCAACTCACCACAACCCCGAACGCGCCCGTCCCCAGCGTCCGCAGCACGTCGTAATCGTCCAGCCCGGACTCGCTGGCCACCCGCGGGTTCTGGTACCGCCGCTCAAAGTCCACCTTGAGCCGGTTCAGCGTTTGCTTGTAGTCGCTGGTGCTCGAGAACTTTTTACCTCCTGCCCCGCGGGACGACGACTGCGTCGACGGGGAACTCTTGAGCGGGCTGTAGCTTTTCAGCGTCGGGGCCGACTTGACCTCGGCCATGGCTTCCGAACGGAGGGACGCAGCGAGACAGCACCTGTTTCCTCCTGCACTACCGGTGAGGCGACAGGTCAGCAGACATTTGAAGTGCTGGAGACGGCCCCATTCTGGCATGGTTTGCTGGGGTTTTGCTGGGTccctttttcaaacttttgggatttaaaattaaaacgacacaaacataaaacaattattttcttggaaatttcgcaaaattttagatatcttttaaaacattgcaGCAAAGACAACAAAAACCAACCTACACGAACATCTAAAATCACTcggattttaattgaaatttggtagaaaagaaaaagatttttttttagtttttgttgggcgtttaatttcaaaacctaaattttttattctacatgtttttaaattttattttttaggacTTTTTTTCATTCCTTTCAATTTTAGAATCTTATTCTTTTAAATTAGACACTAGATTAGACATCATGTTAGGcattctaaaatttaagaaatttataatttaaaattttaacagttgagttcaagaatttaagagtttaagtcAGAATTCTAGAATTATTCGAGAaagtaagaatttttagaatttaagaatttgagaatttaagaattaaggaatttaagaatttcagaattttagaatttaagaatttaagcataattttctaactcaaataaaaaagtgttccatccagatatcaactcggttcgacctgcagcttgtaggggacatctggaactaccatctgagactgagaacgctttgggtaaggcagtttaacatattaaatagacacttttacttttagtaaattttttggttgtacatttttgcttGGGGGACCCGTTAGAtctacagattgtcaagggagacagattggccgatgcaaaataaatcggcactggcaacgtatgttttgcgcttgcaacactgccagttttgctgggcgtaaagggcggttggtgtccagcgcgttttatctgtcaaacattggccaatcagtttgccttgacaatctgtagttagatcccattttctggaacacgaagttaaaaaaatcttcgattcacatttattgaaaatcgcgttcgtttccaaggatactatatgacaccagaaaaaagcagcttctcatttttttttttttaactttcattttttaaagggttaaaatagatgaaaacaaacatttttatgcatgtttctaatgtgaaattgtgttaggaacacgaatatgataaaattatcaccagaaaatgggatctaaggggtcccccaagCAAAAATGTACtaccaaaaaatcactaaaaataaaagtgtctatttattatgttaaactgccttacccaaagcgttctcaatctcagatggtagtcccagatgtcccctacaagctgcaggtcgaaccgagttgatatctggatggaacacttttttatttgagtttgaaaattatgctattttttcactaaaatgccaataactccctttagatttaaccaattgggatgctctaacctgcattttgttgcattttttaagccctttcagatgcattttgaattttgaaattaaattcaattttgcctaagttatagcctttttaagatttttgagtttttgaaccttcaaaatttgtgtcccgatttaccCGATTCCCCGTttacctagagtgctcatattttggccagatgctagttttatatgtacaaacaacccctgcaAATTTCAGGctgattggtgaggtcgatgcgagatgagtatggtttgctcgtggactcgctcttaaatttttagattgttttctgttgacttctattttcattaaaattttgaagtttttaacaaaaacatttttttgccccctgatttttcgggtcaaCTTTGAAGGGGAGGACATCCCTAGCACACACGTAACGCATTGCGACAGTGTAACGCTACCCCACAATTTTGACAGCAGCCGCCAATCTCCTTTA harbors:
- the LOC120421154 gene encoding uncharacterized protein LOC120421154 gives rise to the protein MSHQSTESPTITGSNHGPDEPKAFIIWNQRLAAASATSTPVNVSTDSCFSFAYDDGPNTSSGEFSSFSSEGHILPISESGEVLAEELECSDLKSKGPLYNIIRNKMNLSEKRGPKFLCQECRYPTNTRLSMVTHMKIHLRPFCEACFAVFDSQDGVHTHIRAAHPEVVLGESKDFYCLQTVAPPNTPTPLSDDEMKTIEGLVNPIVKYPFSFQHQEETEGEATNEDEPRLVIDDGPRPRGRPKKSQTPVVKRTLKKKKFKKVKVEDTTPDNVMKKITSRFGRSISLKMPQF
- the LOC120421152 gene encoding cAMP-dependent protein kinase catalytic subunit beta isoform X2, which produces MPEWGRLQHFKCLLTCRLTGSAGGNRCCLAASLRSEAMAEVKSAPTLKSYSPLKSSPSTQSSSRGAGGKKFSSTSDYKQTLNRLKVDFERRYQNPRVASESGLDDYDVLRTLGTGAFGVVRLIRKKKSEEYFAMKIVSKERIIRQKQLQHMLNEKRILQSVEFPFLVTMESCYKDNSFIYLAMPFVSGGELYSLLRKNKRFGEDQTKFYGAQVALAVEYLHHLGLIYRDLKPENILIDAKGYVKITDFGFCKLIRDRTWTLCGTPEYLAPEIIQNKGYGKSVDWWSFGVLLYEMIAGYSPFYTHSADQMLLFEKIVKGKVRFPSNFGTDIRNLIQSLVQVDLTKRFGNLKNGTSDIKQHAWFRGTNWIGLLNGEVTAPFIPKVAGPGDTSQFDAYEEPPELMVTSKCLYVKEFADF
- the LOC120421152 gene encoding cAMP-dependent protein kinase catalytic subunit beta isoform X1, with protein sequence MPEWGRLQHFKCLLTCRLTGSAGGNRCCLAASLRSEAMAEVKSAPTLKSYSPLKSSPSTQSSSRGAGGKKFSSTSDYKQTLNRLKVDFERRYQNPRVASESGLDDYDVLRTLGTGAFGVVRLIRKKKSEEYFAMKIVSKERIIRQKQQLQHMLNEKRILQSVEFPFLVTMESCYKDNSFIYLAMPFVSGGELYSLLRKNKRFGEDQTKFYGAQVALAVEYLHHLGLIYRDLKPENILIDAKGYVKITDFGFCKLIRDRTWTLCGTPEYLAPEIIQNKGYGKSVDWWSFGVLLYEMIAGYSPFYTHSADQMLLFEKIVKGKVRFPSNFGTDIRNLIQSLVQVDLTKRFGNLKNGTSDIKQHAWFRGTNWIGLLNGEVTAPFIPKVAGPGDTSQFDAYEEPPELMVTSKCLYVKEFADF